From a single Helicobacteraceae bacterium genomic region:
- the fabZ gene encoding 3-hydroxyacyl-ACP dehydratase FabZ encodes MTLDVTQIQKILPHRVPFLLVDRVTEVKAGEYVEAYKNISISEPVFQGHFPGHPIYPGVMIIEGMAQAGAVLAFYTGDMSEESAKNKVVYFMSIDYAKFRKPIRPGDRLDYKVGVVKQKGSVWVLGAKAFVDGELACEAELKAMVVDKEKQ; translated from the coding sequence ATGACGCTGGACGTAACTCAAATTCAGAAAATTTTGCCGCACCGAGTGCCTTTCTTATTGGTAGATCGCGTTACCGAAGTAAAGGCGGGCGAATATGTTGAAGCCTATAAAAATATCTCTATCAGCGAGCCGGTTTTCCAAGGTCATTTTCCCGGACACCCAATTTATCCGGGCGTTATGATCATCGAAGGTATGGCGCAAGCCGGCGCGGTATTGGCTTTTTATACGGGCGATATGAGCGAGGAGTCGGCAAAAAACAAAGTGGTTTATTTTATGAGCATAGATTACGCCAAATTCAGAAAACCGATCCGTCCGGGCGACAGGCTCGATTATAAAGTCGGCGTCGTCAAACAAAAAGGTTCGGTGTGGGTTTTAGGCGCTAAAGCGTTTGTTGACGGCGAGCTTGCCTGCGAAGCGGAATTAAAAGCGATGGTAGTAGATAAAGAAAAACAATAG
- a CDS encoding Spy/CpxP family protein refolding chaperone: MKRSFITAAILAALSVTSLTASDEHRRGYEGLGGAFKSIDLSDEQKEKLKALRTNRANAFKNAERTEVKTDFAAVFKADSFDRSAFVAAASARASADIERRADLLAEIHAILSPEQREAFAKRLEKTAIGDRGGFGACGNKPRGDDKR; encoded by the coding sequence ATGAAACGCAGTTTTATTACCGCCGCTATTTTGGCGGCTCTTAGCGTTACGAGTTTAACCGCGTCCGACGAGCATCGTCGAGGATACGAGGGTCTTGGCGGCGCTTTTAAGTCGATCGATCTAAGCGACGAGCAAAAAGAGAAACTGAAAGCTCTTAGAACAAATAGGGCTAACGCTTTCAAGAACGCCGAAAGGACGGAGGTTAAAACGGACTTCGCCGCCGTTTTCAAAGCCGATAGCTTTGATCGCTCGGCGTTTGTCGCCGCCGCGAGCGCTCGCGCGAGCGCGGATATAGAGAGGCGCGCCGATCTGCTAGCGGAGATTCACGCGATTTTATCGCCCGAACAGAGAGAGGCTTTCGCGAAACGTCTTGAAAAAACGGCGATAGGCGATCGGGGCGGTTTTGGCGCTTGCGGGAACAAACCGCGCGGCGACGATAAAAGGTAG
- a CDS encoding YceI family protein: MKLIQTLLAIGLAAGSLFAADYAFTPTRGKVAFSVNHRLLGVVDGRFDKFEGTIRIEASSVKALNGAIETASINTDNVKRDEHLRNDDFFDEPNFPKITFASKSASGSTITGDLTIRGITKPVTLTIKRDLESGRTADIYTLSAQIKRSDFKIGDTITTNAQIGDDVVIKLTIRPAI, encoded by the coding sequence ATGAAGCTGATACAAACGTTATTAGCGATAGGATTGGCGGCGGGTTCTCTTTTCGCGGCGGACTACGCTTTCACGCCGACGAGAGGGAAGGTCGCTTTCAGCGTCAATCACCGTCTTTTAGGCGTGGTGGACGGTAGGTTCGACAAGTTTGAGGGAACGATTAGAATCGAGGCAAGTTCGGTTAAGGCGCTAAACGGCGCCATAGAAACGGCGTCGATTAACACGGACAACGTCAAGCGCGACGAGCATTTAAGGAACGACGACTTTTTCGACGAGCCTAATTTTCCAAAGATCACGTTCGCTTCCAAATCGGCAAGCGGCTCTACAATCACGGGCGATCTGACCATACGCGGGATAACTAAGCCGGTAACGCTAACGATCAAGCGCGATCTTGAAAGCGGCAGAACAGCCGACATATACACGCTAAGCGCTCAGATCAAGCGTAGCGATTTTAAGATCGGCGATACGATAACGACCAACGCGCAGATCGGCGACGACGTAGTTATCAAACTAACGATCAGACCCGCCATTTAA